In one window of Kiritimatiellia bacterium DNA:
- a CDS encoding glycoside hydrolase family 78 protein, protein MRAFCYGLVVWAGVIAVEGAPEGAVCPLAAPYDLRVEGMDNPEGVDVPAPRLSWKLRPARDEARDLAPAAYQILVASSMAALARDEGDLWDSGRVESSDTIWIPYGGRPLRTGQRCYWKVRAWERSAPAAPSPWSEPARWIVGVMRPEDWSAKWIGPNRATCPPSDLGGAKWIGAAVEDGTDAGRPGTRWFRRSVELPATVTSGVTWLEITADDSYQVYLNGRLASRTWGHLNRPRWVRRIDVSEFMRPGTNVIAVQVPNATTGPCGLLLALHPAGGETVATDGRWWVAEGGRLEERVGDAPAPPAAPWRPVLVLAEPDGGPWGQLDRRDERLAPAFETTIRVRRPVREATMFISGLGFYETRLNGTRVGDRVLDPPPTRYDRRVLYSTYDLTGLLAPGEVRWRIDLGHGWYDVRTVAVWNFDNAPWRDAPRVIAQLDVLYDDGTRDRFGTGDSWHHVEPVVAYDCIREGELVGVRRSDAPDLAARRLPAEVVPAPAGRLGAAMLPPSRVTRELPPMSLRAVAPGVWVADFGQNLAGWIRLRIREQPSGTVVTVRYGERLAADGRLDPKPIDTFFKHSGSFRWLPGGGFQTDRIVARGLATEVFEPRFVYHGFQYVELSGLSNPPRAEDVRACVVHTDFRDAGGFQCDVELLNRIFECVRWSYRGNFVNGYPTDCPHREKNGWTGDAHLAAEFAMYAFDNAPAYAKWVRDLLDEQQPDGSLPGIVPTSGWGYQWGNGPAWDSALLIVPWLLYIYRGDRATLAGAYEGMRRYVEYLEGRATNHIVSFGLGDWIPVRTKTPVEVTSTAYFHVDARIVARAAQMLGRAEEAQRFEELADRIARAFHESFHRGEGRYSNAGQTAQACALHQGLVPADLRSVAGARLVEAIEAAGRAPDFGVLGSKYVFRALSEIGRTDLAFALATREVPPSFGAWIRRGATTFWEDWGEGASRNHVMFGDVAAWMMQYLAGLRLHPAVSAVGLTCDTTRLAFREFVIAPEPVRGLGRVRAWHDSPQGRIEVEWRVVADRFEMETVVPVGTRAWVVLPVRADAAAIQAEGRPLRWADGRAGFVVGSGRYRWACGMSGGGTATPGGGGSAARAASSASAR, encoded by the coding sequence GTGAGAGCATTCTGCTACGGGTTGGTGGTCTGGGCAGGTGTGATTGCAGTGGAGGGTGCCCCCGAGGGAGCGGTGTGCCCGCTGGCTGCGCCGTATGACCTAAGGGTGGAGGGGATGGACAACCCGGAAGGGGTGGACGTGCCGGCTCCCCGGCTGAGCTGGAAGCTTCGGCCGGCGAGGGACGAGGCGCGCGATCTCGCACCGGCGGCCTACCAGATTCTGGTTGCTTCCTCGATGGCGGCGCTGGCCCGCGACGAGGGAGACTTGTGGGACAGCGGGCGGGTCGAATCGAGCGACACGATCTGGATTCCGTACGGCGGCCGGCCACTGCGTACGGGGCAGCGTTGCTACTGGAAAGTGCGCGCGTGGGAGCGATCGGCGCCGGCTGCGCCCTCGCCCTGGAGCGAACCGGCGCGCTGGATCGTGGGGGTGATGCGGCCGGAGGATTGGAGTGCGAAATGGATCGGGCCGAACCGCGCGACGTGTCCGCCGTCCGACTTGGGCGGGGCGAAGTGGATCGGCGCCGCGGTGGAAGACGGTACGGATGCCGGCCGTCCGGGCACGCGATGGTTTCGGCGCAGCGTCGAGCTACCGGCGACGGTGACGTCAGGTGTGACGTGGCTGGAGATCACCGCGGATGACTCCTATCAGGTGTACCTGAACGGGCGTTTGGCGTCGCGCACGTGGGGACATCTGAACCGGCCGCGTTGGGTTCGCCGAATCGACGTGAGCGAGTTCATGCGGCCGGGAACGAATGTGATTGCGGTGCAGGTTCCCAATGCGACGACGGGCCCCTGCGGTCTGCTGCTGGCGCTGCATCCGGCTGGGGGCGAGACGGTCGCCACCGATGGCCGCTGGTGGGTGGCGGAGGGCGGGAGACTGGAGGAGCGTGTCGGCGATGCGCCCGCGCCGCCCGCTGCGCCGTGGCGACCCGTGCTGGTGCTGGCCGAGCCGGATGGCGGGCCCTGGGGGCAGTTGGATCGGCGCGACGAACGGCTGGCGCCCGCCTTCGAGACAACGATTCGGGTGCGGCGGCCGGTGCGTGAGGCGACGATGTTCATCAGCGGCCTCGGTTTCTATGAGACGCGGCTTAACGGCACGCGGGTGGGAGATCGAGTTCTGGATCCTCCGCCAACGCGCTATGACCGGCGGGTGTTGTATTCGACGTATGATCTCACAGGACTGCTCGCTCCGGGCGAGGTGCGCTGGCGGATCGACCTCGGGCACGGCTGGTACGACGTGCGGACGGTCGCCGTGTGGAACTTCGACAACGCACCCTGGCGGGATGCTCCGCGAGTGATCGCGCAGTTGGACGTGCTCTATGACGACGGCACGCGCGATCGTTTCGGCACCGGCGATTCCTGGCACCACGTGGAGCCTGTTGTCGCCTATGATTGCATTCGGGAGGGGGAGCTGGTAGGGGTGCGGCGCTCTGATGCGCCGGACCTGGCGGCGAGGCGATTGCCGGCGGAGGTGGTGCCGGCGCCGGCGGGGCGGCTCGGTGCTGCGATGCTACCGCCCAGCCGTGTCACGCGCGAGCTGCCGCCCATGTCGCTGCGCGCGGTTGCGCCGGGCGTGTGGGTGGCGGACTTCGGCCAGAACCTCGCCGGTTGGATTCGGTTGCGGATACGAGAACAGCCCTCGGGTACGGTGGTGACCGTTCGATACGGCGAACGGCTTGCCGCAGACGGTCGCCTCGATCCCAAGCCCATTGACACCTTTTTCAAACATTCGGGATCGTTCCGGTGGCTGCCCGGTGGCGGATTTCAGACCGATCGGATCGTTGCGCGGGGTCTCGCCACGGAGGTGTTCGAGCCGCGGTTCGTCTATCACGGTTTTCAGTACGTGGAGTTGTCGGGCCTCTCGAACCCGCCGCGAGCGGAGGATGTGCGGGCTTGCGTGGTACACACCGACTTCCGCGATGCCGGCGGGTTCCAGTGCGACGTTGAGCTGCTGAACCGGATCTTCGAGTGTGTGCGGTGGTCCTACCGCGGCAACTTCGTGAACGGCTACCCGACTGACTGTCCGCATCGCGAGAAAAACGGCTGGACCGGCGACGCGCATCTTGCTGCGGAATTTGCAATGTACGCATTTGACAACGCACCGGCCTATGCGAAGTGGGTCCGCGATCTGCTCGATGAACAGCAGCCTGATGGCAGTCTGCCGGGGATTGTGCCGACCAGCGGCTGGGGCTACCAGTGGGGCAACGGTCCGGCATGGGACAGCGCGCTGCTGATCGTTCCATGGCTGCTGTACATCTATCGGGGCGACCGCGCAACGCTTGCAGGCGCCTACGAGGGCATGCGGCGATATGTCGAGTATCTGGAGGGGCGGGCGACGAACCACATTGTGAGCTTTGGCCTGGGCGACTGGATCCCGGTAAGGACAAAGACACCGGTGGAGGTGACGTCCACCGCCTATTTCCATGTTGACGCGCGGATCGTCGCCCGTGCGGCGCAGATGCTGGGGCGCGCCGAGGAGGCGCAGCGGTTTGAGGAGCTCGCCGATCGCATCGCGCGGGCGTTTCACGAGAGCTTCCATCGTGGCGAGGGCCGTTATTCGAATGCCGGTCAGACTGCGCAGGCGTGCGCGCTGCACCAGGGATTGGTTCCCGCCGATCTGCGGTCGGTCGCCGGGGCGCGGCTGGTGGAGGCGATCGAGGCGGCCGGGCGGGCGCCGGACTTTGGGGTTCTCGGCTCGAAGTATGTGTTTCGCGCCCTGAGCGAGATTGGTCGGACGGACCTGGCGTTTGCGCTGGCGACTCGCGAGGTGCCGCCCTCCTTTGGCGCTTGGATTCGCCGTGGCGCGACGACGTTTTGGGAGGACTGGGGAGAAGGCGCTTCGCGCAATCACGTGATGTTTGGCGACGTCGCCGCGTGGATGATGCAGTATCTGGCCGGCCTGCGCCTGCATCCGGCGGTCTCCGCGGTCGGTCTGACCTGCGATACGACGCGACTGGCGTTTCGCGAGTTTGTGATTGCACCGGAACCGGTGCGGGGACTGGGGCGTGTGCGCGCGTGGCACGATTCGCCGCAGGGCCGGATTGAGGTCGAGTGGCGCGTGGTGGCGGATCGGTTTGAGATGGAGACGGTGGTGCCGGTGGGCACGCGGGCGTGGGTGGTGTTGCCGGTGCGTGCGGACGCGGCGGCAATTCAGGCCGAGGGGCGGCCGCTGCGCTGGGCGGACGGCCGAGCGGGGTTCGTGGTGGGTTCTGGTCGCTACCGTTGGGCGTGCGGAATGTCCGGCGGAGGGACCGCGACGCCGGGGGGTGGGGGTTCGGCCGCGCGGGCGGCCTCGTCGGCGAGTGCGCGGTAG
- a CDS encoding RNA methyltransferase: MNPLRRIRIVLVRPIYGGNIGSVCRAMKNFGLRDLVIAGGGPREDMASLHPMAAHAHDIWRAHRDAPSLADAVADCGLVVGTTGRGGLYRSHAVEPRRAVPRILTAAADRRVALVFGPEDDGLTNEDLALCPLLIRIPNSPAYPSMNLAMAVAVCAYELYVTAGQFEPPAERTPEATMEAKARLFDMWRQMLLEIGFMQPHKADHMMLGFLRAFSRGPLSDADVRLLMGVCRQARWLAAQYRRYRALADEAARAAEPPPPGVAVPPPDIPHAQR, translated from the coding sequence ATGAACCCGCTGCGCCGTATCCGCATCGTGCTGGTCCGCCCGATCTACGGCGGCAATATCGGGTCGGTCTGCCGCGCGATGAAAAACTTCGGTCTCCGTGATCTCGTCATTGCGGGCGGCGGTCCGCGCGAGGACATGGCCTCGCTCCACCCGATGGCCGCGCACGCGCACGACATCTGGCGCGCGCACCGCGACGCGCCCTCGCTCGCAGACGCGGTGGCCGACTGCGGCCTCGTGGTCGGCACCACCGGCCGCGGCGGACTTTACCGCTCGCACGCGGTCGAACCGCGACGCGCCGTCCCGCGCATCCTCACCGCGGCGGCAGACCGCCGCGTCGCGCTCGTGTTCGGACCCGAGGACGACGGCCTCACCAACGAGGATCTCGCGCTGTGCCCGCTGCTGATCCGCATCCCGAACTCGCCCGCCTACCCTTCTATGAATCTTGCGATGGCCGTGGCGGTCTGCGCCTACGAGCTGTACGTGACGGCTGGTCAGTTCGAGCCGCCTGCAGAACGAACGCCCGAGGCGACGATGGAAGCAAAAGCCCGCCTCTTCGACATGTGGCGACAGATGCTGCTGGAAATCGGCTTTATGCAACCGCACAAGGCCGATCACATGATGCTCGGTTTTCTTCGCGCATTCAGCCGGGGTCCCCTGTCCGACGCGGACGTGCGCCTGTTGATGGGCGTCTGCCGACAGGCACGCTGGCTCGCCGCGCAGTACCGTCGCTACCGCGCACTCGCCGACGAGGCCGCCCGCGCGGCCGAACCCCCACCCCCCGGCGTCGCGGTCCCTCCGCCGGACATTCCGCACGCCCAACGGTAG
- a CDS encoding arylsulfatase: MNRRSDWLALAAMVQVAAARPNFVFILADDLGYGELGCYGQTVIRTPRLDRMAAEGLRFTRFYAGATVCAPSRSVLMTGEHQGRTRVRGNAPRSRALAQALRPEDLTVAEVLQRAGYRTGLVGKWGLGDVGAAECGLPLRQGFDEFYGYLNQTHAHNHFPDYVWRNEQREPWPNECIAVGEEGGGHATNAVVFADDRFAEECLAFVERHRDQPFFLYWSPVSPHANNERARVLGDGAHVPDYGPYEAEDWPPPDKGHAAMVTRLDGHVGRLLDRLRDLGIAERTLVFFSSDNGPHSESGHDPSRFRPAGPLTGMKRSLTEGGIRVPGIAWWPGVIAPGRVTDHVAYFGDWFATVCELAGVATPAGLDSISFAPTLRGDEAAQRRHEFLYWEFHERGFSQAALWQGRWKGIREGGADAPLRLYDLAADLSETNDLAAVHPDIVAKLSRYLASARTESEDWPIRPPARQGVERTRGQ, from the coding sequence ATGAACCGACGGAGCGACTGGTTGGCGCTGGCGGCGATGGTGCAAGTGGCCGCGGCGCGACCGAACTTCGTTTTCATCCTTGCGGACGATCTCGGCTACGGCGAGCTGGGCTGCTATGGGCAGACGGTGATCCGAACGCCGAGACTGGATCGCATGGCGGCAGAGGGGCTTCGCTTTACTCGTTTTTATGCCGGGGCGACAGTGTGTGCGCCGTCGCGCAGCGTGCTGATGACCGGCGAACACCAGGGCCGCACACGGGTGCGCGGGAATGCGCCGAGGTCGCGAGCGCTCGCGCAGGCGCTGCGACCCGAGGATCTGACCGTCGCGGAAGTTTTACAGCGGGCGGGCTATCGGACGGGGCTGGTCGGCAAATGGGGGCTAGGCGACGTCGGCGCTGCGGAGTGTGGTCTGCCGCTGCGGCAGGGCTTCGACGAGTTCTACGGTTATCTGAACCAGACCCATGCGCACAACCACTTTCCCGACTATGTATGGCGAAACGAACAGCGCGAGCCGTGGCCGAACGAGTGCATTGCGGTGGGCGAAGAGGGCGGCGGCCATGCGACCAACGCGGTGGTATTTGCGGATGACCGGTTTGCGGAGGAGTGTCTGGCGTTCGTGGAGCGGCACCGGGACCAACCATTTTTTCTCTACTGGTCGCCAGTAAGCCCCCACGCGAACAACGAGCGCGCGAGGGTGCTCGGGGACGGAGCGCACGTGCCGGACTACGGCCCCTATGAAGCGGAGGATTGGCCGCCACCGGACAAGGGGCACGCGGCGATGGTGACTCGGCTCGACGGGCACGTCGGGCGGCTGCTGGATCGGCTACGCGATCTGGGGATTGCGGAGCGAACGCTGGTGTTTTTCTCCAGCGACAACGGCCCCCACAGCGAGAGCGGCCATGATCCTTCCCGTTTCCGCCCGGCGGGGCCGCTCACCGGCATGAAGCGCAGTCTGACCGAGGGCGGCATCCGGGTACCGGGCATCGCGTGGTGGCCCGGCGTGATTGCGCCGGGGCGGGTGACGGATCACGTGGCGTACTTCGGCGACTGGTTTGCGACGGTGTGCGAGCTGGCCGGCGTTGCGACGCCGGCGGGGCTGGACTCGATCAGTTTTGCCCCGACGCTCCGCGGCGACGAGGCTGCTCAGAGACGACATGAGTTTCTCTACTGGGAGTTCCACGAGCGCGGTTTTTCTCAGGCGGCGCTCTGGCAGGGGCGGTGGAAGGGCATTCGCGAGGGCGGTGCAGACGCGCCACTGCGACTGTACGATCTGGCCGCGGACCTCTCCGAAACGAACGACCTGGCCGCGGTGCATCCGGATATCGTGGCGAAGCTTTCTCGTTATCTCGCGAGCGCCCGGACGGAATCAGAGGACTGGCCGATCCGCCCGCCGGCTCGGCAGGGCGTTGAGCGGACCCGGGGCCAATGA
- a CDS encoding sulfatase-like hydrolase/transferase: MWALVRTARQRERPFFIAVGSCRLHTSFVAPTRDFDLYPIKRMPVVGGVEEDQRDIPGAALMRRKPEQDSLTDKLRRRCRQADGARITFMDVQLGRVLDELERHHLTSNAVIVFASGRGDHRGEHGR, encoded by the coding sequence ATCTGGGCGCTGGTGCGGACGGCGCGTCAGCGTGAACGGCCGTTCTTCATCGCGGTGGGTTCTTGTCGGCTCCACACATCCTTTGTTGCGCCCACAAGGGATTTTGACCTGTATCCCATAAAGCGGATGCCGGTGGTGGGCGGGGTGGAAGAGGATCAGCGTGACATTCCGGGGGCGGCGCTGATGAGGCGAAAGCCGGAACAGGACTCGCTGACCGACAAGCTGCGCCGGCGGTGCCGGCAGGCCGATGGGGCGAGGATCACGTTCATGGATGTGCAGCTCGGTCGAGTGCTGGACGAGCTGGAGCGGCACCATCTGACCTCGAACGCGGTGATCGTGTTTGCCAGTGGCCGTGGCGATCACAGAGGCGAACACGGTCGGTGA
- a CDS encoding glycerophosphodiester phosphodiesterase family protein, with amino-acid sequence MKIVAHRGASRSAPENTLAAIRAAILEGADGVELDVRLTRDSEPVLLHDPDLLRTTGDPRPVAHCLLTDLAALDAGSWWSPTYAGERIPTLAEALAIAKVELINLDLKNDPDASPQLADRVLAIVGASSARSRCWLTAADPMVLARCRERAPDLPTGRLIESAADPWRPEGISFLSVREDLISADLVRHANDAGLAVWAWTVNNPERALALAQAGVAVLITDTPARLREALKHCP; translated from the coding sequence ATGAAAATCGTCGCCCATCGGGGCGCCTCCCGCTCCGCCCCGGAAAACACGCTCGCCGCAATCCGCGCCGCCATCCTCGAGGGGGCCGATGGCGTCGAGCTCGACGTCCGCCTCACTCGTGACAGCGAACCCGTACTGCTGCACGACCCCGATCTGCTGCGCACGACCGGCGATCCCCGCCCGGTGGCGCACTGTCTGCTCACCGACCTTGCGGCGCTCGACGCCGGATCGTGGTGGAGCCCCACCTATGCCGGAGAGCGAATCCCCACGCTGGCGGAAGCGCTCGCCATCGCGAAGGTTGAACTGATCAATCTGGACCTGAAGAACGACCCGGACGCGTCACCGCAGCTCGCGGATCGCGTGCTCGCCATCGTCGGCGCGTCGTCGGCCCGATCCCGCTGCTGGCTGACCGCCGCCGATCCGATGGTGCTCGCACGTTGCCGCGAACGGGCACCCGACTTGCCCACCGGCCGTCTGATCGAAAGTGCCGCCGATCCCTGGCGGCCCGAGGGGATTTCGTTCCTCAGCGTTCGCGAAGACCTCATTAGCGCGGACCTCGTCCGCCACGCCAATGATGCCGGCCTTGCGGTGTGGGCGTGGACCGTGAACAATCCCGAACGCGCGCTTGCGCTCGCCCAAGCGGGCGTTGCGGTGCTGATCACCGATACGCCAGCGCGGCTGCGCGAGGCGTTGAAACACTGCCCCTGA
- a CDS encoding phosphoribosylformylglycinamidine synthase subunit PurQ, translating to MSSAATASLSGERPRVLIITGYGFNCEAESIAAWRLAGADPLPLHFADLLADAGALSGVRALMFIGGFSFGDHMGSGHVIAARLRHRLREQLQEFLAKGGLVLGICNGFQILARLGMVPAFDGDYFRPRVSLAMNDVGTFRNLWVRIRFNPASPCVFTQGLPPMDLPVRHGEGKLVAPDRRVLARIEKEHLAVCRYVDPDTGQPAHRYPANPNGSLNAIAGLCDPSGRVFGMMPHPEAYLYPEQHPSAVRQRLEGTLPAEGLGVAIFRNAVQYLLSTARAPAAAPA from the coding sequence ATGTCGTCGGCTGCTACAGCTTCGCTTTCCGGGGAACGGCCACGCGTGTTGATCATCACCGGCTACGGGTTCAACTGCGAAGCCGAATCAATCGCGGCCTGGCGCCTCGCCGGCGCGGATCCCCTCCCCCTGCATTTTGCGGACCTTCTGGCCGATGCCGGCGCATTGAGCGGCGTCCGTGCGCTGATGTTCATCGGAGGCTTCTCCTTCGGCGACCACATGGGGTCCGGCCACGTCATCGCCGCCCGTCTGCGACACCGCCTGCGCGAACAGCTTCAGGAGTTCCTCGCCAAGGGGGGATTGGTGCTGGGCATCTGCAACGGGTTCCAGATCCTCGCCCGGCTGGGCATGGTACCGGCCTTCGACGGCGACTACTTCCGCCCCCGCGTCAGTCTGGCAATGAATGACGTGGGCACGTTCCGCAACCTGTGGGTCCGGATCCGTTTCAACCCCGCCAGTCCCTGCGTGTTCACCCAAGGGTTGCCGCCGATGGACCTGCCGGTGCGCCACGGTGAGGGCAAACTCGTCGCGCCGGACCGGCGCGTGCTCGCACGCATCGAAAAGGAACATCTGGCCGTCTGCCGATATGTCGACCCCGATACCGGTCAGCCCGCCCACCGCTACCCTGCCAATCCCAACGGGTCGCTGAACGCGATCGCCGGCCTCTGCGACCCGAGCGGTCGCGTGTTTGGAATGATGCCGCATCCCGAAGCCTATTTGTACCCGGAGCAGCACCCCTCGGCCGTTCGTCAGCGCCTCGAAGGAACGCTACCCGCCGAAGGGCTCGGTGTGGCGATCTTCCGCAACGCCGTGCAATATCTCCTCTCCACAGCCCGAGCGCCGGCCGCCGCGCCGGCCTAG